One genomic window of Candidatus Methylomirabilota bacterium includes the following:
- a CDS encoding DegQ family serine endoprotease, with product MKTFLRDTKWGWPALALVAALAVGGVTTGFGLTNGAQPPLWTEQSAITAAAPTVQAPDWVKIGRELKPAVVNVSAKRAETAMPEMQGPSGEETPFDRYFKDFFGSRPKRHARSMGSGFIINQNGYIVTNNHVVEGASQVQVKLSDGRELPAKVIGRDSKTDIALLKVEASGLSVIPLGDSSASQVGEPVMAIGNPFGLEQTVTTGIVSATGRAIGAGPYDDFIQTDASINPGNSGGPLINARGQAIGINTAIFSQSGGSVGIGFAIPMTLAKSVVTQLADSGKVTRGWLGVGIQSVTSDLAKSFGRAETTGVLVSSVSEGSPAERAGLKSGDIITEYDGRKVERAADLPRGVAGTPVGREVRLSVVRDGMPMTLTAKIAALDAKEPGQADSGEKTKPALGLAVQPLTPALAQQLGVRATQGLVVQNVQEGSPAAEAGFERGDVIVEVDKKPIKSVAELRESVDKRAKGKPMLFRIQRQDASLFLTVTV from the coding sequence ATGAAGACGTTTCTCAGAGACACGAAGTGGGGCTGGCCCGCGCTGGCCCTCGTCGCCGCACTGGCCGTGGGCGGCGTCACGACGGGCTTCGGCCTGACCAATGGCGCGCAGCCGCCGCTGTGGACGGAACAGTCCGCCATCACGGCGGCCGCGCCGACCGTGCAGGCGCCCGACTGGGTCAAGATCGGCCGGGAGCTCAAGCCGGCCGTCGTCAACGTCAGCGCCAAGCGTGCTGAGACGGCGATGCCGGAGATGCAGGGCCCGTCCGGCGAGGAGACCCCGTTCGATCGGTACTTCAAGGACTTCTTCGGCAGCCGCCCAAAGCGCCACGCGCGCAGCATGGGCTCGGGCTTCATCATCAACCAGAACGGTTACATCGTGACCAACAACCACGTCGTCGAGGGCGCGAGCCAGGTGCAGGTCAAGCTCTCCGACGGTCGTGAGCTGCCCGCCAAGGTCATCGGGCGCGACTCCAAGACCGACATCGCGCTCCTCAAGGTCGAGGCGAGCGGCCTCAGCGTCATCCCGCTCGGCGACTCGTCCGCCAGCCAGGTCGGCGAGCCCGTCATGGCCATCGGCAATCCCTTCGGCCTCGAGCAGACGGTGACCACCGGCATCGTGAGCGCCACCGGGCGCGCCATCGGCGCCGGGCCGTACGACGACTTCATCCAGACCGATGCCTCGATCAACCCCGGCAACAGCGGCGGGCCGCTCATCAACGCGCGCGGCCAGGCCATCGGCATCAATACGGCGATCTTCTCGCAAAGCGGCGGGTCGGTGGGCATCGGCTTCGCCATCCCGATGACGCTCGCGAAGTCCGTCGTGACCCAACTTGCGGACTCGGGCAAGGTGACGCGCGGCTGGCTCGGCGTCGGCATCCAGTCGGTGACGTCCGACCTCGCGAAGAGCTTCGGCAGGGCCGAGACCACCGGCGTGCTGGTGTCCTCCGTGTCCGAGGGCTCGCCGGCCGAGCGGGCGGGTCTCAAGTCCGGTGACATCATCACGGAGTACGACGGGCGCAAGGTGGAGCGCGCCGCCGACCTGCCGCGCGGCGTCGCCGGCACGCCGGTCGGGCGCGAGGTGCGGCTGTCCGTCGTGCGCGACGGTATGCCGATGACACTGACGGCCAAGATCGCGGCGCTCGACGCGAAGGAGCCCGGTCAGGCCGACAGCGGTGAGAAGACCAAGCCCGCGCTGGGCCTGGCGGTGCAGCCGCTGACGCCGGCCCTCGCCCAGCAGCTGGGCGTGCGCGCGACCCAGGGCTTGGTGGTCCAGAACGTCCAGGAGGGCAGCCCCGCCGCCGAGGCAGGCTTCGAGCGCGGCGACGTGATCGTGGAAGTGGACAAGAAGCCCATCAAGAGCGTAGCCGAGCTCCGCGAGTCCGTGGACAAGCGCGCCAAGGGCAAGCCGATGCTCTTCCGGATCCAGCGTCAGGACGCAAGCCTCTTCCTCACCGTCACCGTCTAG
- a CDS encoding DedA family protein, with the protein MLAPAVLDPSHLFQHLGYAAILVIVLLGNAGVPAPEESVLVLAGYLAWHGHLHLPLVILVGVVSASLGDNLGFWAGRHYGRRAVARLPLPPARVAQAQALIARYGARAVFVARFVPGLRTVAGPLAGAGGLPPLRFFAANLLGAICYVPWPVLVGYGVGYGLGDWVERLRRAVGLKEDAALFAAILAVAALAFIAMAWARDRRAARPAGRGDARDI; encoded by the coding sequence ATGCTCGCGCCCGCCGTGCTCGACCCGAGCCACCTCTTCCAGCACCTCGGCTACGCCGCGATCCTCGTGATCGTCCTCTTGGGCAACGCGGGCGTGCCCGCGCCCGAGGAGTCCGTCCTCGTCCTGGCCGGCTACCTCGCGTGGCACGGGCACCTCCACCTGCCCCTCGTGATCCTCGTGGGCGTGGTGAGCGCAAGCCTCGGCGACAACCTGGGCTTCTGGGCGGGGCGGCACTACGGCCGGCGGGCCGTCGCGCGCCTGCCGCTGCCGCCCGCGCGAGTGGCGCAGGCCCAGGCGCTCATCGCGCGCTACGGCGCGCGAGCCGTATTCGTGGCGCGCTTCGTGCCGGGTCTGCGCACCGTCGCGGGACCACTCGCGGGCGCGGGCGGGCTCCCGCCACTCCGATTCTTCGCCGCCAACCTCCTGGGCGCCATCTGCTACGTCCCGTGGCCCGTGCTCGTGGGCTACGGCGTGGGCTACGGCCTCGGCGACTGGGTCGAACGGCTGCGCCGCGCGGTGGGGTTAAAGGAAGACGCCGCGCTGTTCGCTGCGATCCTGGCCGTGGCGGCACTGGCTTTCATCGCGATGGCGTGGGCCCGCGACCGGCGAGCCGCCCGGCCCGCCGGTCGCGGTGACGCACGCGACATCTGA
- a CDS encoding phospholipid carrier-dependent glycosyltransferase: protein MRRPATRQGLWLALALAITLFSYLYHLDGRNILKSPDEGFYVQIARMTAEQGKLLPLVCERGICNDKPPLLFWQGIASTSWARAWTLWALRLPSVLYTAATALLVALLAGRLARDWRKAWLAALLFTAALSTVQHGRPFLTNSPETFWLFAPVVILLLVGELSWPVAVVSGLCLGMGALYKSFFLVVPVTAAVGLIQWRHHRWNPLQVLRQDAGRLAAMAGIGLALFALWLAFDPYPGAIVHDFIGRENINKFRHTGYLKGLVSGKYSAITAIWLGDFTNFGFLAFALLGLVVMTLLRWRKGSAGGGVGAGDSFGTAPLADADGPLTGAERDLWCYVVAFLISYTAPYQRQENYILPTVAALSVLLALRWERIPAWFLRLSGAAAVIFIGALAWLIRGLPHAVPDVIYAAWQLVGIGALLMLALSAVVGTGAGVRWRLPAAVAGTWLALGLALSPFDGPFLPSPGGPGLEALRGRTILFPLAWPERHERHRFDVPGSQVAPFDPRDPVATATLIAQGRLMALPIAPDAAPPAGHTVYAERLDLRIGLAFTEVWELVLGRRFDLLVQRLVIIEGPRDSAR from the coding sequence ATGAGGCGTCCCGCAACCCGCCAGGGGCTCTGGCTCGCCCTCGCGCTCGCCATCACCCTGTTCAGCTACCTCTATCACCTCGACGGCCGCAACATTCTCAAGAGCCCGGACGAGGGATTCTACGTGCAGATCGCACGCATGACGGCCGAACAGGGGAAGCTCCTCCCGCTCGTCTGTGAACGGGGCATCTGCAACGACAAGCCGCCGCTGCTCTTCTGGCAAGGGATCGCCTCGACCTCCTGGGCCAGGGCCTGGACCCTCTGGGCCCTGAGGCTCCCCAGCGTGCTCTACACGGCCGCGACTGCGCTCCTCGTGGCGCTCCTCGCCGGACGACTCGCCCGCGACTGGAGGAAGGCGTGGCTTGCCGCCCTTCTCTTCACCGCGGCGCTCTCCACTGTCCAGCACGGCCGCCCGTTCCTCACCAACTCGCCCGAGACCTTCTGGCTGTTCGCGCCGGTCGTTATTCTGCTTCTGGTCGGCGAGCTCTCCTGGCCGGTGGCGGTCGTCTCCGGGCTCTGCCTGGGCATGGGCGCGCTCTATAAGTCGTTCTTCCTGGTCGTCCCCGTCACCGCCGCCGTCGGCCTCATCCAGTGGCGCCACCACCGGTGGAACCCGCTCCAAGTCCTCCGCCAGGACGCCGGCCGCCTCGCCGCGATGGCCGGGATCGGACTCGCCCTGTTCGCGCTCTGGCTCGCGTTCGATCCCTACCCCGGCGCCATCGTCCACGACTTTATCGGCCGGGAGAACATCAACAAGTTCCGGCATACGGGCTATCTCAAGGGCCTCGTGAGCGGCAAATATTCCGCGATCACCGCGATCTGGCTCGGCGACTTCACCAATTTCGGGTTCCTGGCCTTCGCCCTCCTGGGCCTCGTGGTGATGACGCTGCTCCGGTGGCGGAAGGGGAGCGCCGGCGGGGGGGTCGGCGCGGGCGACTCTTTCGGGACGGCACCGCTGGCGGATGCTGATGGCCCGCTCACCGGCGCCGAGCGGGACCTGTGGTGCTACGTCGTCGCGTTCCTCATCAGCTACACCGCGCCATACCAGCGGCAGGAGAACTACATCCTCCCCACTGTGGCGGCGCTCTCTGTGCTGCTCGCGCTCCGGTGGGAGCGGATCCCGGCGTGGTTCCTCCGCCTCTCTGGCGCCGCGGCCGTCATCTTCATCGGCGCGCTCGCCTGGCTGATCCGCGGCCTGCCGCACGCCGTCCCCGACGTCATCTACGCCGCGTGGCAGCTCGTCGGGATCGGGGCGCTGCTCATGCTGGCCCTGTCAGCGGTCGTGGGAACGGGGGCCGGCGTGCGGTGGCGGCTCCCCGCGGCGGTCGCCGGGACGTGGCTCGCCCTCGGCCTCGCGCTCTCGCCCTTCGACGGCCCGTTTCTCCCCTCTCCGGGCGGCCCGGGGCTCGAGGCGCTCCGGGGCCGGACAATCCTCTTTCCCTTGGCGTGGCCCGAGCGCCACGAGCGGCACCGGTTCGACGTGCCGGGTTCGCAGGTGGCGCCGTTCGACCCGCGGGATCCCGTCGCCACCGCGACGCTCATCGCCCAGGGCCGGCTGATGGCGCTCCCGATCGCCCCCGATGCCGCGCCCCCGGCGGGGCACACGGTCTACGCCGAGCGACTCGACCTCCGTATCGGCCTCGCATTCACCGAGGTATGGGAGCTCGTGCTGGGACGCCGCTTCGACCTCCTCGTTCAGCGCCTCGTCATCATCGAGGGACCGCGCGACAGCGCTCGCTAG
- a CDS encoding DegT/DnrJ/EryC1/StrS family aminotransferase encodes MTGYPVSRPDLNGREEEYVLQALRENTISSLGRHVGEFERAFAAFHRIPWAVAVSNGTAALHLALHALGLGPGDEVIVPDLTFVATANAVAYTGATPVIVDVDPASWTIDVDQVARAITERTRAVVAVHLYGMPARMRTLRALATGRGIALVEDAAEALGARDEGRLVGTAGDAGCFSFYGNKIVTTGEGGMVIAASARLDQRLRHLRDHAMSAEHRYHHDEVGFNYRLTAVQAAIGLAQVERLGSFLDERGKIERWYRRELSGARGVVFQHGPAGSEPVCWLFTCRIAGCTRERRDWIIARLREQGVDSRPALRPMRSLPMYAGPTLPNAQRISDEGISLPTFVGLREPDVTAICGILRRLV; translated from the coding sequence ATGACGGGCTATCCGGTCAGTAGACCCGATCTCAACGGACGGGAAGAGGAGTACGTCCTGCAGGCCCTCCGCGAGAACACCATCTCCTCGCTGGGGCGCCACGTCGGGGAGTTCGAACGGGCGTTTGCGGCGTTTCATCGGATCCCGTGGGCGGTGGCGGTGTCCAACGGGACTGCGGCGTTACACCTGGCCCTGCACGCCCTGGGCCTCGGACCGGGCGACGAGGTGATCGTCCCCGATCTGACCTTCGTGGCGACGGCGAACGCGGTCGCGTACACGGGCGCCACCCCGGTCATCGTGGACGTGGACCCGGCGAGCTGGACCATCGACGTGGACCAGGTGGCCCGAGCCATCACGGAGCGGACTCGGGCGGTGGTCGCCGTCCACCTCTACGGCATGCCGGCGCGGATGCGCACGCTGCGGGCCCTCGCGACGGGTCGGGGCATCGCGCTCGTCGAGGACGCCGCCGAAGCCCTCGGCGCTCGAGACGAAGGCCGGCTCGTGGGGACCGCCGGCGACGCCGGGTGCTTCTCGTTCTACGGGAACAAGATCGTCACCACCGGCGAGGGGGGCATGGTCATCGCCGCGAGCGCGCGCCTGGACCAGCGGCTGCGACACCTGCGGGACCACGCGATGTCTGCCGAGCACCGGTACCACCACGACGAAGTCGGGTTCAACTACCGGCTGACGGCCGTGCAAGCCGCCATCGGGCTCGCGCAGGTGGAGCGGCTCGGGAGCTTCCTCGACGAGCGCGGGAAGATCGAGCGCTGGTACCGACGGGAGCTGTCCGGCGCCCGCGGCGTGGTCTTCCAACACGGGCCCGCCGGGTCCGAGCCGGTCTGCTGGCTCTTCACGTGCCGGATCGCGGGCTGCACCCGCGAGCGGCGTGACTGGATCATCGCGCGACTCCGGGAGCAGGGCGTGGACAGCCGGCCGGCCCTCAGACCCATGCGGAGCCTGCCGATGTACGCGGGGCCGACGCTGCCGAACGCCCAGCGCATCTCCGACGAAGGCATCAGCCTACCGACCTTCGTCGGGCTACGGGAGCCGGACGTGACCGCCATCTGTGGCATCCTTCGACGGCTCGTCTAG
- a CDS encoding glycosyltransferase family 39 protein has product MSLAPAAATSTGPGRISPRAAVTWLIVVSGLLRLVVAWGDGLCFGESYYFSCALHPSLSYHDHPPLSMLLGTLSLLLSGEVGRLVLRWPFIVLFAGTTSLMFLLGRRLFGPWPGFYAALLLNLAPVFSLSVGIFLQPEGPLMFFSLACVWCLTHLLVGPPPRRPLAWWAAAGAMLGLAMLSKYAAVLLVAGAGLYVLTHREQRRWLAHPGPYLALAVALLFFTPVLVWNAQHEWISFIFQSTRGLQTYSGIRLDWLLVNIAGQSLALLPWLWAALVIELITSFGRRPPQPERRFIAWLAVTPIVLFTGVAAYASVSQRHFHWPAPGYLLLFLPLGDTLYRGLTRGSAAYRWSLRVTAVVSLVAMAVLTTHTGTGWLKDLPGLAKLLPGIEDPTDPTDPTFECVDFTGLERAFAERGLLDRKDIFVFTDWWFLAGKVDYALKGKLPVLAFTRGGNPRAFAFFDRSERWLGKDGIFVTTKTLAEVRDRYGRYFVRISPLGEVDVGRAGRSEATLNLYRGETLTTPYPQPYG; this is encoded by the coding sequence TTGAGCCTCGCCCCCGCTGCTGCAACCTCCACCGGCCCCGGTCGCATCTCTCCGCGGGCGGCCGTCACCTGGCTGATCGTCGTCAGCGGACTCTTGCGGCTCGTCGTCGCATGGGGCGACGGGCTCTGCTTCGGCGAGTCCTACTACTTCTCGTGCGCGCTCCACCCGAGCCTTTCTTACCACGATCACCCTCCTCTCTCCATGCTCCTCGGCACCCTGAGCCTCCTCTTGAGCGGCGAGGTGGGACGCCTCGTCCTGCGCTGGCCGTTCATCGTCCTGTTCGCCGGGACCACCTCGCTCATGTTCCTGTTGGGACGGCGGCTGTTCGGACCGTGGCCCGGCTTCTATGCCGCGCTCCTCCTCAACCTCGCTCCCGTCTTCTCGTTGAGCGTCGGCATCTTCTTGCAGCCCGAAGGGCCGTTGATGTTCTTCTCGCTCGCCTGCGTCTGGTGCCTGACGCATCTCCTCGTGGGGCCGCCGCCGCGCCGGCCGCTCGCGTGGTGGGCGGCCGCCGGCGCCATGCTGGGCCTCGCCATGCTGAGCAAGTACGCGGCCGTGCTCCTCGTGGCCGGTGCCGGGCTTTACGTGCTGACCCACCGTGAGCAGCGCCGTTGGCTCGCCCATCCGGGACCCTATCTCGCCCTCGCCGTCGCCTTACTGTTCTTCACCCCGGTGCTGGTGTGGAACGCGCAGCACGAGTGGATCTCCTTCATCTTCCAGAGCACCCGAGGGCTCCAGACCTACTCCGGGATCCGCCTGGACTGGCTGCTCGTCAATATCGCCGGGCAGTCGCTCGCGCTCCTGCCCTGGCTCTGGGCCGCGCTCGTGATCGAGCTGATCACCTCGTTCGGGCGCCGGCCGCCGCAGCCCGAGCGACGATTCATCGCGTGGCTGGCGGTGACGCCGATCGTGCTCTTCACCGGGGTCGCCGCCTATGCGAGCGTGAGCCAGCGTCACTTCCACTGGCCGGCGCCGGGCTACCTCCTGCTCTTCCTGCCCCTGGGCGACACGCTGTACCGCGGCCTCACCCGCGGGAGCGCTGCCTACCGCTGGTCGCTCCGGGTCACCGCCGTCGTCTCGCTCGTCGCCATGGCCGTGCTCACGACGCATACCGGAACGGGCTGGCTCAAGGATCTACCGGGGCTCGCCAAGCTCCTTCCAGGTATCGAGGATCCCACCGATCCCACCGATCCCACCTTCGAATGTGTCGACTTCACGGGTCTTGAGCGCGCCTTCGCCGAGCGCGGGCTCCTCGATCGGAAGGACATCTTCGTCTTCACGGATTGGTGGTTCCTGGCGGGCAAGGTCGACTATGCCCTCAAGGGCAAGCTGCCCGTGCTTGCTTTCACGCGCGGCGGCAACCCGCGGGCCTTCGCCTTCTTCGACCGCTCCGAGCGCTGGCTCGGCAAGGACGGCATCTTCGTCACCACGAAGACGCTGGCGGAGGTCAGAGACCGCTACGGCCGCTACTTCGTCCGCATCAGCCCCCTGGGTGAGGTTGACGTTGGGCGGGCCGGCCGCTCGGAGGCCACGCTCAACCTCTACCGCGGCGAGACCCTCACGACTCCTTACCCGCAGCCCTACGGCTGA
- a CDS encoding ATP-binding protein, producing MRPLSIRARLTIWYAAALLAILAVVSALSYSALRWSLLQQVDASLATVAQIVRETDERGAGGSEVERAIRELLGPGFSDQFFQFLDPEGRSRFRSGPPPAAALPLSPEARENAARGQRTFETLEDPRGGPVRLLTVPVLRSGRSVEIIQVSAPLARTREALARYLTTLLALVPVAVGLGAAGGAVLAGRALSPVRGMSEAARQITAEDLHQRLARRGADDEIDHLADTLNTMLAGLEAAFAQAKRFSADAAHELRTPLTALKGEMEVALRAARSPEEYRRVLQSGLEEVEHLIRLVEDLLLFSRSAAALGPPPARVELEPLVLEALEAGARRAQGAGVTVRADALEPAAVLGDAGALRRALGNLVDNAIKYTPAGGKVELSLLAGEGQARIVVRDTGIGIDPADAARIFDPFVRLDAARSRDAGGAGLGLALVRAIVDAHGGAIAVDSTPGAGSRFTISLPLAPPA from the coding sequence GTGAGGCCGCTGTCGATCCGCGCGCGGCTCACGATCTGGTACGCGGCAGCGCTGCTTGCCATCCTGGCCGTGGTGAGCGCGCTGTCCTACTCCGCCCTCCGCTGGAGCCTGCTCCAGCAGGTGGACGCCTCGCTCGCGACCGTGGCGCAGATCGTCCGCGAGACCGACGAGCGCGGCGCCGGCGGTTCGGAGGTCGAGCGGGCGATCCGCGAGCTGCTCGGCCCGGGCTTCTCCGACCAGTTCTTCCAGTTCCTCGACCCCGAGGGGCGCTCGCGCTTCCGCTCGGGGCCTCCGCCCGCCGCCGCCCTCCCGCTGTCGCCCGAAGCGCGGGAGAACGCCGCGCGCGGGCAGCGCACCTTCGAGACGCTCGAGGATCCGCGGGGCGGGCCGGTTCGGCTTCTGACCGTGCCGGTGCTCCGCTCCGGCCGGTCGGTGGAGATCATCCAGGTCTCCGCGCCTCTCGCGCGCACGCGCGAGGCGCTCGCTCGCTACCTGACGACGCTCCTGGCGCTGGTGCCGGTGGCGGTCGGCCTCGGGGCGGCCGGCGGCGCCGTTCTCGCCGGCCGTGCGCTGTCTCCGGTGCGCGGGATGTCGGAGGCGGCGCGCCAGATCACGGCCGAGGATCTGCATCAGCGGCTTGCTCGGCGGGGTGCCGATGACGAGATCGACCACCTGGCCGACACCCTCAACACCATGCTGGCCGGGCTCGAGGCGGCCTTCGCCCAGGCCAAGCGCTTCTCGGCGGACGCCGCCCACGAGCTGCGCACGCCGCTGACGGCGCTCAAGGGCGAGATGGAGGTGGCGCTTCGCGCGGCGCGCTCGCCCGAGGAGTACCGCCGGGTGCTCCAGTCGGGCCTCGAGGAGGTCGAGCACCTGATCCGCCTCGTCGAGGACCTCCTGCTCTTCTCGCGCTCCGCCGCGGCGCTCGGGCCGCCGCCGGCGCGGGTCGAGCTGGAGCCGCTCGTCCTGGAGGCGCTCGAGGCCGGCGCTCGCCGCGCCCAGGGCGCGGGCGTCACGGTTCGCGCAGATGCGCTCGAGCCGGCGGCGGTGCTGGGCGACGCGGGGGCGCTTCGCCGGGCGCTCGGCAACCTCGTGGACAATGCCATCAAGTACACGCCCGCCGGCGGCAAGGTCGAGCTCTCCCTGCTGGCGGGGGAGGGGCAGGCTCGCATCGTGGTCCGCGACACCGGCATCGGCATCGATCCCGCCGACGCCGCGCGCATCTTCGACCCCTTTGTGCGGCTCGACGCGGCCAGAAGCCGCGACGCGGGCGGCGCGGGGCTGGGGCTTGCCCTGGTGCGGGCCATCGTGGATGCCCACGGCGGCGCCATCGCCGTGGACAGCACGCCGGGCGCCGGCAGCCGCTTTACGATCAGCCTGCCGCTCGCGCCACCAGCCTGA
- a CDS encoding type II toxin-antitoxin system Phd/YefM family antitoxin: MKTLPFAEARAKLSLLVDRVAAMDEEILITRNGRPAAVLVSPDEYEGWKETRAIQSDRELMAEIRRGLRGLRKKGRIYTLKELIPDE, translated from the coding sequence ATGAAGACCCTGCCATTTGCCGAGGCCCGAGCGAAGCTCAGCCTCCTCGTGGATCGCGTGGCGGCGATGGACGAGGAGATTCTCATCACCCGCAACGGCCGGCCGGCGGCAGTCCTGGTGAGCCCGGACGAGTACGAGGGATGGAAGGAGACGCGTGCGATCCAATCGGATCGCGAGCTCATGGCGGAGATCCGGCGGGGGCTGCGAGGACTCAGAAAGAAGGGGAGAATCTACACCCTGAAGGAGCTGATTCCGGACGAGTAG
- a CDS encoding LLM class flavin-dependent oxidoreductase: MTSRIDLAVSIPQTFPGRPVDPGFIRTYLARAEALGFHSAWVVEQIVGAIPSLEPIELLTYAAAVTTRMRLGSAVLLTGLRDPVHTAKSLTTLDHLSGGRLMVGVGLGGQPALYPAYGLNLERRAARFAEGIEVMKRLWTEPRVTFEGQFFRLNNLPQEPKPVQKPYPPLWFGAHHPNALKRAVALGDGFMGAGSLSTAKFADEVKLLRGLLSEAKREPAAFPVAKRVYIAVDRDKARAGKRLTEWFGAFYGRPQMAEEVSIWGTPWECVDGLARVAAAGAGMLMLNPVFDEMEHLEVFASEIAPKL, translated from the coding sequence GTGACGAGCCGCATCGACCTGGCCGTGTCCATCCCTCAGACCTTCCCCGGCCGTCCGGTGGATCCGGGCTTCATTCGAACGTATCTGGCGCGGGCCGAAGCGCTGGGCTTTCACAGCGCCTGGGTGGTCGAGCAGATCGTTGGCGCGATCCCGAGCCTCGAGCCGATCGAGCTGCTGACCTACGCCGCGGCCGTCACCACGCGGATGAGGCTCGGCTCGGCCGTGCTGCTCACCGGGCTGCGCGATCCAGTGCACACGGCCAAGAGCCTGACCACTCTCGATCACCTGAGCGGCGGCCGGCTCATGGTCGGCGTGGGGCTGGGCGGCCAGCCCGCTCTCTATCCGGCCTACGGCCTCAATCTCGAGCGCCGCGCCGCGCGCTTCGCCGAGGGCATCGAGGTGATGAAGCGGCTCTGGACCGAGCCGCGCGTCACCTTCGAGGGCCAGTTCTTCAGGCTCAACAACCTGCCCCAGGAGCCGAAGCCCGTGCAGAAGCCGTACCCGCCGCTCTGGTTCGGCGCCCACCATCCCAATGCGCTCAAGCGCGCAGTCGCGCTGGGCGACGGCTTCATGGGCGCGGGCTCACTCTCGACGGCCAAGTTCGCCGACGAGGTGAAGCTCCTGCGCGGGCTCCTGTCCGAGGCCAAGCGCGAACCGGCGGCGTTCCCCGTGGCCAAGCGCGTCTACATCGCCGTGGATCGCGACAAGGCGCGGGCGGGGAAGCGGCTCACCGAGTGGTTCGGCGCCTTCTACGGCCGGCCCCAGATGGCCGAAGAGGTCTCGATTTGGGGGACGCCCTGGGAGTGCGTGGACGGGCTCGCGCGGGTGGCGGCCGCCGGCGCGGGCATGCTCATGCTCAATCCCGTCTTCGACGAGATGGAGCACCTGGAGGTCTTCGCCTCGGAGATCGCCCCGAAGCTCTAG
- a CDS encoding glycosyltransferase: MVSIVLPTYNEAETIREFLREVIASVGFLGQACEILVLDDRSPDGTGKIVAEEFAGCEMVRIIERAGGRGLGVSVREGLERSKGSVVVVMDADFNHDPRLIPYLVRLLDVFDLVVGSRFASNGGMQEPIRQWGSAGLNAVVRLILRTRIQDNLSGLFAIRREGLQKLPYDRIFWGYGDYFFRLLFFALRVPLRIVEMPVVYGRRLGGASKTALVRTGCRYLYEIARLRYSSWRHPEPRQTRPAFLYEWPPRRGGDREKP, translated from the coding sequence ATGGTGTCCATCGTCCTGCCGACGTACAACGAAGCCGAGACCATCCGTGAGTTCCTCCGGGAAGTGATCGCGTCCGTGGGCTTCCTCGGGCAGGCCTGCGAGATCCTGGTCCTCGACGACCGGAGCCCGGACGGCACGGGCAAGATCGTGGCGGAGGAGTTCGCGGGGTGCGAGATGGTCCGGATCATCGAGCGGGCGGGCGGGCGCGGCCTGGGGGTGTCGGTCCGGGAAGGGCTTGAGCGCTCGAAGGGGAGCGTCGTGGTAGTGATGGACGCGGATTTCAACCATGACCCGCGCCTGATCCCGTACCTGGTCCGGCTCCTCGACGTGTTCGATCTCGTGGTGGGCTCACGCTTCGCGTCCAACGGCGGCATGCAGGAGCCGATTCGACAGTGGGGCAGCGCAGGGCTGAATGCGGTCGTCCGGTTGATTCTGAGAACGCGGATCCAGGACAACCTGAGCGGTTTGTTCGCGATCCGCCGCGAAGGGCTTCAGAAGCTTCCGTACGATCGAATCTTCTGGGGGTACGGGGACTACTTCTTCCGTCTCCTGTTCTTCGCGCTCCGTGTCCCGTTGAGAATCGTGGAGATGCCGGTCGTGTACGGACGCCGGTTGGGTGGCGCGAGTAAGACGGCATTGGTCAGGACGGGCTGCCGGTACCTCTACGAGATCGCGAGGCTCCGGTATAGCTCCTGGAGACATCCGGAGCCGCGGCAGACGCGCCCCGCCTTTCTCTACGAGTGGCCGCCGAGGAGAGGCGGTGATCGGGAGAAACCATGA
- a CDS encoding response regulator transcription factor, which yields MRILVVEDDRKVASFIRKGLEEEGHAVEVAGDGAAAVERATDGAPWDLVVLDVMLPKGDGFGVLKALRQEGLRMPVLMLTARDAVSDRVTGLDLGADDYLSKPFAFEEFLARVRALLRRGGGGPAPVLRLADLTLDPATREVRRGARRVELTAREHTLLEYFLRNAGRVLTRPMLAQHVWGLDFDPESNVVDVYVGYLRRRIEGPGERRLLHTVRGVGYVLKDEP from the coding sequence ATGCGCATCCTGGTGGTCGAGGACGACAGAAAGGTCGCGAGCTTCATCCGGAAGGGCCTCGAGGAGGAAGGGCACGCGGTCGAGGTCGCCGGCGACGGCGCCGCCGCGGTCGAGCGCGCCACCGACGGCGCGCCCTGGGACCTCGTGGTCCTCGACGTCATGCTGCCCAAGGGCGACGGGTTCGGCGTGCTCAAGGCGCTCCGCCAGGAGGGCCTCCGCATGCCGGTCTTGATGCTCACGGCCCGCGATGCTGTCAGCGACAGGGTCACGGGCCTCGATCTCGGCGCCGACGACTACCTGAGCAAGCCCTTCGCCTTCGAGGAATTCCTGGCCCGGGTGCGCGCGCTCCTGCGCCGGGGCGGCGGCGGGCCCGCGCCCGTGCTCCGGCTGGCCGACCTCACTCTCGACCCGGCCACTCGGGAGGTCCGGCGCGGCGCTCGCCGCGTCGAGCTGACGGCCCGCGAGCACACGCTGCTCGAGTACTTCCTGCGCAACGCCGGCCGCGTGCTGACCCGGCCCATGCTGGCCCAGCACGTCTGGGGCCTCGACTTCGACCCCGAGAGCAACGTGGTCGACGTCTACGTCGGCTACCTCCGTAGGCGGATCGAGGGGCCGGGCGAGCGGCGGCTCCTGCACACCGTGCGGGGCGTCGGGTACGTGCTCAAGGACGAGCCGTGA